From a single Paenibacillus sp. FSL W8-0426 genomic region:
- a CDS encoding response regulator transcription factor, translated as MNKRVLVVDDESSIVSAISYALRREGYEVETANDGEEALLKVASFHPRVMILDVMMPKLDGYGVCRRLEDREDIGIILLTVKNDIVDKIVGLEMGADDYMTKPFEIRELLARVKALMRRVEKSAAPAPAEDAKQVLINGNLRIHVAHRTVTLGGERVELTPKEFDLLAILMSHPERVYTRDDLLDQVWGMEYAGGTRTVDIHIQRLRKKIGDTDQRKLQTVYGIGYKASAPEAGGAS; from the coding sequence ATGAACAAAAGAGTGCTTGTGGTCGATGATGAATCCAGCATCGTCAGCGCCATTTCTTATGCGCTGCGGCGCGAAGGGTATGAGGTGGAAACGGCAAATGACGGGGAAGAGGCGCTCCTTAAAGTCGCTTCATTCCACCCGCGGGTCATGATTCTGGACGTGATGATGCCCAAACTGGACGGGTATGGCGTATGCCGCAGGCTGGAGGATCGGGAGGATATCGGCATCATCCTGCTTACTGTCAAAAACGACATCGTCGACAAGATCGTCGGTCTGGAGATGGGCGCCGACGATTATATGACCAAGCCGTTCGAAATTCGGGAATTGCTTGCCCGCGTGAAGGCGTTGATGCGTCGTGTGGAGAAGAGTGCCGCTCCTGCTCCGGCAGAGGATGCAAAACAGGTTCTTATTAACGGCAACCTGCGCATTCACGTGGCGCATCGCACCGTGACGCTGGGTGGGGAACGGGTAGAGCTCACGCCGAAGGAATTCGATCTGCTCGCCATCCTGATGTCCCATCCGGAACGTGTTTATACGCGGGACGACCTGCTTGACCAGGTGTGGGGAATGGAGTACGCGGGCGGAACCCGGACGGTGGACATCCATATCCAGCGGCTGCGCAAAAAGATCGGCGATACGGATCAACGCAAGCTGCAAACCGTCTACGGCATCGGATACAAGGCGTCCGCACCGGAAGCGGGCGGAGCATCATGA
- a CDS encoding AraC family transcriptional regulator — protein MIGQSLYLIETRLHEPLGLEEIAAEAGLSPYHYHRVFRKEVGMTVTDYIRHRRMSQASTLLRSTDMGILDISFECGFESQEAFTRAFKKIYGMPPGRFRKLFDLKLFKFRTRGGEISMNQSTKVKGWILTGSNPQNYEMGIDPTVVHQGTSSGYLKAVTPMGDGEFATMMQQFKADKYIGKRMKLTGFVRTEKVEGFASLWMRVDNHAQDVLQFDNMHDRAILGTQPWNQYSIVLDVPEGSAVISFGVILSGPGKVWVDSFRFEEVDPSTPLTHMSMEYEMLDEPTNLSFEE, from the coding sequence ATGATCGGACAAAGTCTGTATTTGATCGAAACCCGGCTGCATGAGCCGCTCGGGCTTGAGGAGATTGCCGCTGAAGCGGGGCTGTCGCCGTACCATTATCACCGTGTATTCCGGAAGGAAGTAGGCATGACGGTAACGGATTACATTCGCCACCGCCGAATGAGCCAGGCGTCCACGCTGCTGAGAAGTACCGACATGGGCATTCTGGACATTTCGTTCGAGTGCGGATTCGAGAGTCAGGAAGCGTTCACCCGTGCGTTCAAAAAGATATATGGCATGCCGCCAGGGCGATTTCGCAAGCTGTTCGATCTGAAATTGTTCAAATTCAGAACCAGAGGAGGAGAAATAAGCATGAACCAATCAACGAAGGTAAAAGGCTGGATACTGACAGGCAGCAATCCGCAAAATTACGAGATGGGCATCGATCCGACCGTAGTCCACCAGGGGACATCGTCGGGATATTTAAAAGCGGTGACACCGATGGGGGATGGTGAATTTGCCACGATGATGCAGCAGTTCAAGGCGGACAAGTACATCGGCAAGCGGATGAAGCTGACGGGCTTCGTGAGGACCGAGAAGGTAGAGGGATTTGCGAGCCTGTGGATGCGCGTGGACAATCATGCGCAGGATGTGCTGCAGTTCGATAACATGCATGATCGTGCGATTCTCGGCACGCAGCCATGGAACCAGTACAGCATCGTGCTGGACGTGCCCGAAGGCAGCGCCGTCATATCGTTTGGCGTGATTCTGAGCGGCCCGGGCAAGGTATGGGTGGACAGCTTCCGCTTCGAGGAGGTCGATCCGAGCACACCGCTTACGCACATGAGCATGGAGTACGAGATGCTGGATGAACCGACGAATTTGTCTTTTGAGGAATAG
- a CDS encoding MATE family efflux transporter — protein sequence MSAAVTETGTPQQGKSMNLFALTWPIFLEVFLFMLMGTVDTLMISSVSDNAVSGIGASNQIISIAILILEVIGNGAAIVVAQYIGSKKFLEASKITGMAITLNLLIGLVLSGAFLLFGGLLLEKMNVQGEVLVYAKSYMHIVGGAIFLQALINSLAAIIRTYGFTKETMYVSVLMNVMHVILNYILIFGHFGAPALGVEGAAISTVISRFTCLLLFFWLLYRVTEVRVEFKFYLQFTKNYVAKILKIGIPSAVEQIMYHSCQLVFLFYATFLGAEALASRQYASNISSYIYLFSMAIGMGTAIMVGRFVGAKDHESAYQRVWKSVKWAMIATIAVDLVVITFRVPLVGIFTDNPEVIRIAAQVILLSIVLETGRTTNIVIINSLRAAGDAKFPVYIGLVSMVCLSLPLGYLLVFQLNMGLAGIWLAIAADEWTRAFIMFFRWKSRKWEKHGLVDHDEDENVPQTVPAV from the coding sequence ATGAGTGCAGCCGTTACGGAGACCGGGACACCGCAGCAAGGCAAATCAATGAATCTGTTTGCGTTGACCTGGCCGATTTTTTTGGAAGTATTTTTGTTTATGCTGATGGGCACGGTCGATACGCTAATGATCAGTTCAGTGTCGGACAATGCGGTGTCGGGGATCGGGGCGTCCAACCAGATTATCTCGATCGCCATCCTGATTCTCGAAGTGATCGGTAACGGAGCAGCGATTGTTGTTGCCCAATATATCGGTTCGAAGAAATTTCTTGAAGCGTCCAAAATTACGGGCATGGCGATTACGCTTAACCTTCTGATCGGTTTAGTGCTGAGCGGAGCGTTCCTGCTGTTTGGCGGACTGCTGCTCGAAAAGATGAACGTGCAGGGCGAGGTGCTTGTGTACGCCAAGTCGTACATGCACATCGTCGGGGGAGCTATTTTCCTGCAGGCATTGATCAACTCGCTTGCCGCTATCATCCGTACGTACGGGTTTACGAAAGAAACGATGTACGTATCCGTTCTGATGAACGTAATGCACGTCATTCTGAACTACATCCTGATCTTCGGCCATTTCGGCGCTCCGGCGCTGGGCGTAGAGGGCGCGGCCATCTCGACGGTCATCAGCCGTTTTACGTGCCTGCTCCTGTTCTTCTGGCTGCTGTACCGGGTTACGGAAGTACGGGTTGAATTCAAGTTCTACCTGCAATTCACGAAAAACTATGTGGCGAAAATTTTGAAAATCGGCATTCCTTCTGCCGTAGAGCAGATCATGTACCATTCTTGCCAGCTCGTTTTCCTGTTTTACGCCACGTTTCTGGGTGCGGAAGCGCTGGCTTCCCGCCAATATGCGTCGAACATTTCATCGTACATTTACCTGTTCAGCATGGCGATTGGCATGGGTACGGCGATCATGGTCGGCCGGTTCGTCGGGGCAAAGGATCATGAGAGTGCCTACCAACGCGTTTGGAAAAGCGTAAAATGGGCAATGATCGCCACCATCGCGGTCGACTTGGTGGTCATCACCTTCCGTGTGCCGCTCGTGGGCATATTCACGGACAATCCGGAGGTCATCCGCATTGCGGCGCAGGTGATCCTGCTGAGCATTGTGCTGGAAACCGGGCGCACGACCAATATCGTCATCATCAACTCGCTGCGGGCTGCCGGGGATGCAAAGTTTCCGGTGTACATCGGTCTGGTCTCCATGGTGTGCCTGAGCTTGCCGCTCGGTTACCTGCTCGTATTCCAGCTTAACATGGGCCTTGCGGGGATCTGGCTGGCGATTGCCGCAGACGAGTGGACGCGAGCCTTCATCATGTTTTTCCGCTGGAAAAGCCGCAAATGGGAGAAGCATGGACTTGTGGACCATGACGAGGATGAAAATGTTCCGCAGACCGTTCCTGCCGTTTAG
- a CDS encoding carbohydrate ABC transporter permease, with protein MRTRNRTNWPVMLIVAVCTLFILFPLYMTVTIALKNPEQMAQSVFAFPTELHWENFASAIDMTNFFQAFRNSAMVTASTVILTLLTNSMVAYAIARNMEKRKFFKGLYYYFVSAMFIPFPIIMLPIVKLTSSLDMTNLVGLTFLHTVYGLAFNVFVYVGYIKSIPVALEEAAFVDGATTWGTFWRIIFPLMAPISATVGILTCLSTYNDFLLPLIIISDPKQYTLPLVQYVFQGQFNTDFNLAFASYLLALLPMIIIYLFAQKWIITGVTQGSVK; from the coding sequence ATGAGAACCCGCAATCGCACCAACTGGCCGGTCATGCTGATCGTGGCTGTCTGCACGCTGTTTATTCTCTTTCCGCTCTATATGACGGTGACCATTGCGCTCAAAAATCCGGAGCAAATGGCCCAATCGGTCTTTGCGTTTCCGACGGAGCTGCACTGGGAGAACTTCGCCAGCGCCATCGACATGACGAACTTCTTCCAAGCGTTCCGCAACAGTGCCATGGTGACGGCATCCACCGTCATTCTCACGCTGCTTACGAACTCGATGGTGGCTTACGCCATCGCGCGGAACATGGAGAAACGAAAATTTTTCAAAGGGCTGTATTACTACTTCGTCAGCGCGATGTTCATTCCGTTTCCGATTATCATGCTGCCGATCGTCAAACTGACGTCCTCGCTGGATATGACAAACCTGGTGGGCCTGACCTTCCTGCACACGGTTTATGGACTGGCATTCAACGTGTTCGTATATGTCGGTTACATTAAGTCCATTCCGGTGGCTTTGGAGGAAGCGGCATTCGTGGACGGTGCGACCACCTGGGGCACGTTCTGGCGGATCATCTTTCCGCTCATGGCGCCGATCAGCGCAACGGTGGGCATTCTGACCTGCCTGTCGACGTACAACGACTTCCTGCTGCCGCTGATCATTATCAGCGATCCCAAGCAATATACGCTGCCGCTCGTGCAATACGTGTTCCAAGGACAGTTCAACACCGACTTTAACCTGGCGTTTGCGTCATACCTGCTGGCGCTGCTGCCGATGATCATCATCTATCTGTTCGCGCAGAAATGGATCATTACCGGGGTTACGCAAGGGTCTGTAAAATAA
- a CDS encoding sugar ABC transporter permease produces the protein MNRRIAPFYWMTVPAVVLFFVFMTLPALQGIYYSFTNYNGFGKSYDFVGFKNYFYLFQDDNVGHAYWFTFKFAIVVTILTNVLSLLIALGLNAKIKFRNFFRGIYFLPNILSVLIVGYIFNYLFSNVFPIWGQNLGINALSTNILGSESMAWIGIVIVAVWQSVALNTILYLAGLQTIPSTLYEASNLDGAGKWREFWSITFPLIAPFFTINMVLAMKNSLMVFDQIVALTNGGPGRATQSISHLIYTGGFEGGEYAYQSANSVIYFIVIAVISILQIRFLQRREMDL, from the coding sequence ATGAACAGACGTATCGCACCCTTTTACTGGATGACGGTCCCGGCGGTGGTATTGTTTTTTGTGTTCATGACGCTGCCGGCCCTCCAGGGGATCTATTATTCCTTCACGAACTATAACGGATTCGGCAAAAGCTACGATTTCGTCGGATTCAAAAATTATTTCTATCTTTTCCAGGACGATAATGTGGGCCATGCATACTGGTTCACGTTTAAGTTCGCGATCGTGGTCACGATCCTGACGAACGTCCTCAGCCTGCTGATTGCCCTCGGCCTGAATGCAAAGATCAAGTTCCGCAACTTTTTCCGGGGCATCTACTTTCTGCCGAACATTCTGAGCGTGCTGATCGTAGGTTACATATTCAATTACCTGTTTTCGAACGTGTTCCCGATCTGGGGCCAGAACCTGGGCATCAACGCATTATCGACGAATATTCTGGGCAGCGAAAGCATGGCTTGGATCGGGATCGTCATCGTGGCGGTATGGCAATCGGTCGCGCTCAACACGATTCTGTATTTAGCCGGACTGCAGACGATCCCGAGTACGCTATATGAGGCGTCCAACCTTGACGGTGCCGGGAAATGGCGCGAATTCTGGAGCATCACCTTCCCGCTGATTGCCCCGTTCTTCACGATCAATATGGTGCTGGCGATGAAAAACTCGCTCATGGTGTTCGACCAGATCGTCGCGCTCACGAACGGCGGACCAGGCCGGGCGACGCAGTCGATCTCGCACCTGATCTATACGGGAGGATTCGAAGGCGGCGAATACGCATATCAGTCAGCGAACTCGGTCATTTATTTCATCGTCATTGCGGTGATCTCGATTCTGCAAATCCGGTTCCTGCAAAGAAGGGAGATGGATCTGTGA
- a CDS encoding extracellular solute-binding protein produces the protein MRKTLTKSLGIMLLCGVLAALLSACTSSGESAGGKVQLEFFQNKPEAKGTFDELINAFNEAHPDIQVTQINPPDAETVLKTRVVKNDVPDIMAMGATDTYSILAQSGIFADLTNSPLLETIDPNYIQMLKDVTGMDKVTGIPYATNANGIMYNKTLFKETGLDVPKTWDELIATAQKIKDAGKIPFYFTYKDDWQTNLPFNALAPNLVGIDFFLERRENKVTFKEKYQEVAEKQLRLMNYGHGDNFGKGYSDGNRAFANGEAYMYIQGTWAISEIRKANPNVDIGFFPFPTGNDPSQIKLVNGIDSLFTISADTPHKEQAEQFIAFLLKPENIGKYIDEQTLFSAVKGVKQDDPAVQELMPYIEQGKVIDFADHYIPAAVQLNSIVQSFLQNQDIDRYLDTLDKEWDKVANRR, from the coding sequence ATGAGAAAGACGCTAACCAAATCGCTCGGAATCATGCTGCTATGCGGCGTCTTGGCTGCGTTATTGTCTGCCTGCACATCAAGCGGGGAGTCCGCCGGCGGCAAGGTGCAGCTTGAGTTTTTCCAGAACAAACCGGAAGCGAAGGGCACCTTCGACGAATTGATCAATGCGTTTAACGAGGCGCATCCCGATATTCAGGTTACCCAGATCAATCCGCCGGATGCAGAAACGGTGCTGAAGACGCGGGTCGTCAAAAACGACGTGCCCGACATTATGGCGATGGGTGCGACGGACACGTACTCGATTTTGGCCCAAAGCGGCATATTCGCCGACCTGACGAACAGCCCGCTGCTGGAAACGATCGATCCGAATTACATACAAATGCTTAAGGACGTCACGGGTATGGACAAGGTGACAGGCATCCCTTACGCAACCAACGCCAACGGCATCATGTACAACAAGACACTCTTCAAAGAAACGGGATTGGACGTTCCCAAAACGTGGGACGAGCTGATCGCGACCGCGCAAAAGATCAAGGATGCGGGAAAGATCCCGTTTTACTTTACGTATAAAGACGACTGGCAAACGAACCTGCCGTTCAACGCCCTGGCGCCGAACCTGGTGGGCATCGATTTTTTCCTGGAACGCCGGGAGAACAAGGTGACCTTTAAGGAAAAGTACCAGGAGGTGGCCGAGAAGCAGCTGAGGCTGATGAATTACGGCCATGGCGACAACTTCGGCAAGGGGTATTCCGACGGAAACAGGGCATTCGCGAACGGCGAGGCTTATATGTACATCCAGGGAACCTGGGCGATTTCCGAGATCCGCAAAGCCAATCCCAACGTCGACATCGGTTTCTTCCCCTTCCCGACGGGCAATGATCCGAGCCAAATCAAGCTGGTGAACGGCATCGATTCCCTGTTCACGATTTCGGCGGATACGCCGCATAAGGAGCAGGCCGAGCAATTTATTGCTTTTCTGCTGAAACCGGAAAACATCGGCAAATACATTGACGAGCAAACGCTCTTCTCCGCCGTAAAGGGCGTCAAGCAGGACGATCCGGCCGTGCAGGAGCTCATGCCATACATCGAGCAGGGCAAGGTCATCGATTTTGCGGACCACTACATTCCGGCTGCGGTGCAGCTGAATTCCATCGTGCAGTCCTTTTTGCAGAACCAAGACATCGACCGATATCTCGACACACTCGACAAAGAATGGGACAAGGTGGCGAACCGGCGTTAA
- the lspA gene encoding signal peptidase II: MLFYFITLLVTLVDQGTKLAVRMYMEVGENMRLGNSGMQLHHYENSGMAGSMFQGNARLFGIIAILFVAGVLYYRKKGEIRGLLMNAGAGFMVGGALGNAIDRFVYGKVTDFLVFPSGRGILNLADVAINVGVVLLVLGMLVRAFRNYREKRLRNSLPKF, encoded by the coding sequence ATGCTTTTTTATTTTATAACGCTGCTGGTCACTCTGGTGGATCAGGGCACCAAATTGGCGGTTCGGATGTACATGGAGGTTGGCGAGAACATGCGGCTGGGGAACTCCGGCATGCAGCTGCACCATTACGAGAATAGCGGCATGGCAGGCAGCATGTTTCAGGGGAATGCCAGATTGTTCGGCATCATTGCCATTCTGTTCGTGGCAGGTGTGCTGTATTACCGGAAAAAGGGAGAAATTCGCGGCCTGCTGATGAATGCGGGGGCCGGGTTCATGGTTGGCGGCGCGCTGGGCAATGCCATCGACCGCTTCGTATATGGGAAGGTGACGGACTTTCTCGTCTTTCCTTCCGGACGCGGCATTCTCAATCTGGCGGACGTTGCGATCAACGTTGGCGTGGTGCTGCTGGTGTTGGGCATGCTCGTTCGCGCTTTCCGCAATTACCGCGAGAAGCGTTTGCGCAACTCGCTGCCGAAATTTTAA
- a CDS encoding nucleoside hydrolase has translation MRKVIIDTDTAGDDTIAILTALHHFQVEGITITGGNVQFDQEVENALYTVQVAGKGGKVPVYKGHERPMLAYGKAQHRTVEDVHGDDGMGGAHFPKAVQRPETGHAVDFIIEKVHANPGEISLLAIAPLTNIAMAIQKDPTIVPEIAHLYIMGGTNNALGNITPAAEYNFYVDPEAAKIVLHSGIPMTMVGWEMCTEYSVMDDDDHAEIAALDTAGSQFFTAINKVVMQFNKAVHKLNGTTHPDTLLMAVAADESVMTKSGKYYVDVEAAGELTRGYSVVDINGRFGKEPNVRVCEAIDRPKFKSMLLDVLSAIK, from the coding sequence ATGAGAAAAGTCATCATTGATACGGATACGGCAGGAGACGACACGATTGCGATCCTGACGGCATTGCATCATTTTCAGGTGGAGGGCATTACGATTACCGGCGGCAACGTGCAGTTCGACCAGGAAGTCGAAAATGCGCTTTACACCGTGCAGGTTGCGGGAAAAGGGGGCAAAGTTCCGGTCTACAAAGGCCATGAACGGCCGATGCTGGCATACGGCAAAGCCCAACATCGCACGGTAGAGGACGTCCATGGGGACGACGGCATGGGCGGTGCTCATTTCCCGAAAGCGGTGCAGCGTCCCGAGACCGGCCATGCGGTCGATTTCATCATCGAGAAGGTGCACGCGAACCCGGGCGAAATTTCGCTGCTGGCCATTGCGCCGCTGACGAACATCGCGATGGCGATCCAGAAGGACCCGACCATCGTACCGGAGATCGCCCACCTGTACATCATGGGCGGCACGAACAATGCGCTCGGCAACATTACGCCGGCGGCGGAATACAACTTCTACGTGGATCCCGAAGCGGCCAAAATCGTGCTGCATTCCGGCATTCCCATGACGATGGTCGGCTGGGAAATGTGCACCGAATATTCCGTCATGGATGACGATGATCATGCCGAAATCGCGGCGCTGGATACGGCAGGCAGCCAATTTTTCACGGCCATCAACAAGGTGGTCATGCAATTCAACAAGGCGGTACATAAGCTGAATGGAACGACGCATCCCGATACGCTGCTCATGGCTGTCGCTGCCGACGAATCGGTGATGACGAAGTCCGGCAAGTACTACGTCGACGTGGAAGCGGCAGGCGAGTTGACGCGCGGATACAGCGTCGTGGACATCAACGGGCGTTTCGGCAAAGAGCCGAACGTGCGCGTCTGCGAGGCGATCGATCGGCCGAAATTCAAGTCCATGCTGCTGGACGTGCTTTCCGCAATAAAATAA
- a CDS encoding DUF350 domain-containing protein: MENLGVNLLNVAIGIGILLVVLVCGYFAFSRLTRYNDSEEIAKGNEAAGMYMGSKLLGLCIIVGMVSFSTHSWLDMLIWSVLGIIILCLVYIIFDFLTPKMRVCDEIAKGNMAVAQLLRSIIIGVSIVIGTFLM, translated from the coding sequence ATGGAAAATTTGGGAGTGAACCTGCTGAACGTGGCGATAGGCATCGGCATTTTGCTGGTGGTGCTGGTGTGCGGGTATTTTGCGTTCAGCAGACTGACCCGTTATAACGACAGCGAGGAGATCGCTAAAGGCAATGAGGCGGCGGGAATGTACATGGGAAGCAAGCTGCTCGGGCTGTGCATTATCGTGGGCATGGTGTCCTTCTCCACGCATTCCTGGCTGGATATGTTGATCTGGTCGGTATTGGGAATTATTATTCTGTGCTTGGTTTATATTATATTCGATTTCCTGACTCCGAAAATGCGCGTATGCGACGAAATTGCCAAGGGCAATATGGCCGTGGCTCAGCTGCTGCGTTCGATCATCATCGGCGTTTCCATCGTCATTGGCACTTTTTTGATGTAA
- a CDS encoding glutathionylspermidine synthase family protein, whose amino-acid sequence MRQIHELPFSHEEVFAGEAGRHIPYHRMYGKQYCVPALTVYNEDELRELRVAAEAVQGIYGKVLRFIQRYMPDSFLVQQLGIHPGLVPAARMEMVLGGITRQDWIIGEAGFKCIENNTDTPTGIPEAAVLEGILVGMADGSAALASPSADMDECIRLCFRSWLEEYARRGLTGTVTFTSFGDHLEDRTNTQYLMDRCREAGYDVHYAPLEELEIVPGEALYHQGRRIDLLYRLYPLEYLIDDRDEETGVDIGAALLELVQEGRLGLMNPAQHVLMQSKGFMAAIWSLYERNEQTPEYCGFRLFDDAELAVISKYLLPTYFESGPFELQSIPYVAKSYWGREGRGTSLIGEEPASGSANHGTEHIPFLQERQQECIASKGDAADEDDAEIAAYYDNQPKIYQQLAPMERAQMATEDGRYSGYLLTGVFVIGGRFAGVLPRIGEKVTGDMAYYCAASVSLVK is encoded by the coding sequence ATGAGGCAGATTCATGAGCTGCCCTTCAGCCATGAGGAGGTATTTGCAGGCGAAGCGGGGCGCCACATTCCGTACCATCGCATGTACGGCAAGCAATATTGCGTGCCTGCGCTGACGGTGTACAACGAAGACGAGCTGCGGGAGCTGCGCGTTGCTGCCGAGGCTGTACAAGGCATTTACGGCAAAGTGCTGCGCTTCATCCAGCGCTACATGCCGGACAGCTTTCTGGTGCAGCAGTTGGGTATCCATCCCGGACTTGTGCCGGCCGCCCGCATGGAGATGGTGCTTGGGGGAATTACCCGTCAGGACTGGATTATCGGCGAGGCTGGCTTCAAATGCATCGAAAACAATACGGATACGCCTACCGGCATTCCGGAAGCCGCCGTGCTTGAGGGCATTCTGGTCGGCATGGCGGACGGCAGCGCCGCTCTGGCCTCGCCTTCCGCAGATATGGACGAATGCATCCGCCTTTGCTTCCGCAGCTGGCTGGAGGAGTACGCGCGACGCGGGCTAACGGGAACGGTAACGTTTACGTCGTTCGGCGACCACCTGGAGGATCGCACCAACACGCAATATCTGATGGACAGGTGCCGGGAGGCCGGGTACGACGTGCATTACGCGCCGCTGGAAGAGCTGGAGATCGTTCCTGGCGAGGCGCTCTATCATCAGGGCCGCCGGATCGACCTGTTGTACCGGCTTTATCCGCTGGAATATCTGATCGATGATCGCGACGAAGAAACGGGTGTGGACATCGGCGCAGCTTTGCTGGAGCTGGTGCAGGAGGGCCGCCTCGGCCTGATGAACCCTGCCCAGCATGTGCTGATGCAGAGCAAGGGATTCATGGCGGCGATCTGGTCGCTCTACGAACGCAATGAGCAGACGCCGGAGTATTGCGGCTTCAGGCTGTTCGACGATGCGGAGCTGGCCGTGATCTCAAAATACCTGCTGCCGACGTATTTCGAATCCGGGCCTTTTGAGCTGCAATCGATCCCGTACGTGGCCAAAAGTTATTGGGGCCGCGAGGGGCGGGGCACCTCGTTGATCGGAGAGGAGCCTGCATCGGGAAGTGCCAATCACGGAACAGAACACATCCCTTTCTTGCAGGAACGTCAGCAGGAGTGCATTGCAAGCAAAGGGGATGCCGCGGATGAAGACGATGCGGAAATCGCGGCGTATTATGATAACCAGCCCAAGATCTATCAGCAATTAGCCCCGATGGAACGGGCGCAAATGGCGACCGAAGACGGGCGGTACAGCGGTTATCTGCTGACAGGCGTATTTGTGATCGGCGGACGGTTTGCCGGCGTGCTGCCGCGGATCGGCGAGAAGGTGACCGGGGATATGGCCTATTATTGCGCCGCTTCGGTAAGCTTGGTGAAATGA